The genome window CCCTGGCGCATGGCGTACACGACGGCCTGCGTCCGGTCATTCACCGACAGCTTGCGGAGGATGCTCGACATGTGGTTCTTGACCGTCTGCTCACTGATGCCCAGCGCATAGGCCACCTGCTTGTTGGTCATCCCCTGGGCAATGTTGTCCAGGATCTCGACCTCGCGTGGCGAGAGCGGCGCGAAGATCGGCTGGGCGTCGGCCCCGTAGACCGCCAGCTCCCGGAACTCCTTGAGGACCCGGCTGGCCACGGCCGGCTTGCTGAAGACCTTGTCGTTGATCAGGTACTCGCCGGCGCGAACGCGTCGGATGATCGCGATCAGGTCCGTCGGGTCGATGTCCTTCAGCACATAGGCGGCGGCGCCGGCCCTGATCGCCTCGAAGAGCTGGTCCTCGTCCTCGTTCGGCGCCAGGACGATGATCGCCGTATGCGGCAGCTCCCGCTTGACCCGCTGGGTCGTCTCGATCCCGTTGGGAGTGGGCAGGGTGAGGTCCATCAGGACGACGTCGGGGGTCAGCTCCTGGATGGTGGTGATCGCCTCGCG of Chloroflexota bacterium contains these proteins:
- a CDS encoding response regulator transcription factor; translated protein: MEQETERRKGADRRAAGAKARIVIVDGHTLFRRGVRNILELEADMEVVGEAGNGREAITTIQELTPDVVLMDLTLPTPNGIETTQRVKRELPHTAIIVLAPNEDEDQLFEAIRAGAAAYVLKDIDPTDLIAIIRRVRAGEYLINDKVFSKPAVASRVLKEFRELAVYGADAQPIFAPLSPREVEILDNIAQGMTNKQVAYALGISEQTVKNHMSSILRKLSVNDRTQAVVYAMRQGWIKIPED